One genomic window of Methanobacterium sp. includes the following:
- a CDS encoding 50S ribosomal protein L37e has protein sequence MKGTPSFGKRNKKTHIRCRRCGKNSYHARKKYCAACGFGRSSRIRKYSWQNKKITGYRLK, from the coding sequence ATGAAAGGAACGCCCTCATTTGGTAAGCGTAATAAAAAAACCCACATTAGGTGTAGGAGATGTGGTAAAAACTCATACCACGCAAGAAAAAAATACTGCGCAGCATGTGGTTTTGGAAGATCCAGCAGAATACGAAAGTACAGCTGGCAAAATAAGAAAATTACAGGATATAGGTTGAAATAG
- a CDS encoding LSm family protein has product MSVQKNVNVSRPLDALGKSLNSQVLIKLKGGREFRGVLKSFDMHMNLVLNDAEELENGESSRRLGIVLIRGDNIVYISPG; this is encoded by the coding sequence GTGAGTGTACAGAAAAATGTGAATGTTTCAAGACCACTTGATGCACTAGGTAAATCTTTAAACTCCCAAGTATTAATCAAGCTTAAAGGCGGAAGAGAATTTAGGGGAGTTCTTAAAAGTTTTGACATGCATATGAACCTTGTATTAAATGATGCTGAAGAACTTGAAAATGGAGAATCATCCCGAAGATTGGGAATTGTACTTATAAGAGGAGACAACATAGTTTATATATCTCCAGGCTAA